In the Blautia coccoides genome, CAATGACCCTGCATCCTGCAAGACAAAGTTCGGTGGAAAACTGGCCATGATAGGAGGCGTATGTGATACACAGTTTATGGATCTGGAGAGCACAGGACCGGAACAGATCAGGGAGCATGTGCGAAAGACCGCTGACCAGATGTTTCATGGACCAGGAACAGTTATTTCCTGCCAGTTTGCTGCTCATCCCAAGCGGAAGATGATTTGGGATGAGGAGATCCTCAGATACGGGCAGCAATATTTTAAATGTTCCCGTCCTGAAGTGTGAAGAGGGAAAAGCGGAATTGGATAGACCAAATGTATTTCCTTTGCTATAATTAAGAAAAAAGAGAAATGCAGAGGGGAAATCTATGAATAGCAGACAGTTGCAGTATGTGGTCACCCTGGCAGAAGAAAAAAATTTTACCAAGGCAGCCAAACGCCTTATCATTGCTCAGCCATCTCTGAGCCAATATATCAGCAAACTGGAAAATGAACTGGGACATACACTGTTTGACCGGACTACAACACCTCTTCGACTGACTGTGGCAGGAGAGCTGTATGTGGAAATGGCCCGCCGCATCCTGGATATGGAGGCGCAGACGGAAAAATGTTTTAATGATATGCAGAACAATCAGTATGGACGGCTGATCATTGGGGCAGCGCCTCACCGAAGCCGCTGTGTGCTGGCAGGCCGAATACCGCGGCTGCTTGAAAAGTATCCCAATTATTCCATTGTTCTACGGGAATATCCTTATTATCAGATGATGAAAAGCCTGGATAACGGTGATATGGATCTGTGTATTGCCACAGCTCCCTTTGATGATGTGAAATATGTGGTTGAGGAAATCATGGAGGAAGAAATTCTGTTGGCGGTACCCAGAGAGCATCCTGTCAATCAGCATCTCACTATTTTAAGTGAGCCCGATGGCAATTCTCCCTACGCTGCTGTGGATATAGCAGAATTCCGGGATATGCTCTTTCTGACTGTAAATGAAGGAAATGGAATGTACGATATTACCTTTGACTTGTGCTGGGAGGCAGGCTTTCGTCCTCGGAAGACGATTGAATGCGGAAGCTTTGATGTATGCAGAGATTTGGTGGAAGCGGGAGTGGGTGTTACCCTTTTATTGTCCAGTATTGCGGAGTATGGAGATAATCAGAGAGGACTGCAGTGTTACCGGCTGGTACAGGCTCCGCCGCCCCGGAAGATTGCGGCTATTTATCGTAAAAAGCATTATGTACCCAATGCGGTGCAGGATCTGATAGAAATCTTAAAGGAAAAATAGTTCCTTTCCTTAAAAAAGGAGGGCCGGGCTTTTAAAAAGCCCGGCGTATGAAAAAGAAAATTTTTATATAAAGGTGATTGCCTTTCTATGTATTTAATAATAAAGCACAAATGTGATGAAACTGTGGTGAAATATTAAAAGAATTGTGAATGGAATTTGAATGTTTTGTGAAAAGGGGATTTTTACGCGTACAGAATGCTTTCCTGCCGTACAGCCCTTGATATTGTAGTGATATTTGCATCCTATTAACAGAAATTACAAGAAAAATTATGCAAAATAATTTTCCATTAAGCCCAATTTATGCTATAATAAACGAAAAGCTGGTCAGACGCTCACAGGCGCCTGGGGTTTCAGGAGAGGCCGGGCGGCGGGCAGAGAGCAGCACTGCATTAGGAGGTGCTTCATTATGAAAATGATTTTTGCGATCGTGCACAAAGAGGATGAAGGATTCGTGGTAGAACGTCTGAATAAGGAACGCATCAGTGTGACAAAGCTTGCCAGTACAGGCGGATTTTTGAGAAAAGGAAATGCCACGCTGATGATAGGAACTGAGGATGACAAAGTAGAGATGGTGCTCCAGGTCATCAAGGAAGAGTGTTCCAGAAGAAAAGAGATGCTCATCAACCCCACCTATTCGGCCGGAACAAAAGGTCCGGTGCTGGGATATTCCGCACCGCCGGTCACCATTGATGTGGGCGGCGCCACAGTATTTATCGTGAATGTGGAACAATACTTGAAACTGTAAAGGCGGATACAAGAGATGATAGGAACACTGGTAAACTGCGCTGCGATTTTGACCGGAAGCTTTATTGGCAGCAGACTGAAAAAGGGGATCAGGGAAGAACATCAGGAGATCATGATGCAGGCTATGGGCCTGGCAGCAACTGCACTGGGGATCAACGCCATAGTCAAATACATGCCTCAGAGTAAGTACCCGGTTCTGTTTATTGTGAGTCTAGCTATTGGCGGGCTTCTGGGAGAAAAGATACATCTGGAGGACAGGTTTAAGAAGTTTGTCACCGGGTTTTCCAACGGGAACCTGGCTCAGGGCTTATCCACGGCGATCCTGCTGTTTTGTGTGGGTACCCTGTCTATTCTGGGACCTATGGAGAGTGCCCTGAAGGGGGATCATACGTATCTGTTCACCAATGCCATGCTGGATTTTGTCACATCTTCTGTGCTGGCATCCACATTCGGATTCGGCATTGCACTTGCAGCCATTGTTTTATTTTTCTGGCAGGGATTTTTCTACTGCCTGGCACTGCTGCTGGCCGGGGTCATGAGTCCGGCGATCATGGCAGAAATCTCTATTATCGGAGGTATCCTGATCTTCAGCTCAGGACTCAGCATTCTGGGAATCAAGAATTTCAGAACTATGAACATGCTTCCTGCATTTCTGGTTCCAGCAGTGTTCTTTATCATCAGATCATTCTTATAAGAAAGAGAGTCCCTGACTACCGGGGACAGATGGGATACGACAGAAGAAAGGGGATCGACATCATGGTCAGAAAGACAAATGTAGTGGTACAGCAGAAGGTACGAGGCGGAGAGGGCACCGTGGAATTCCACCATATCCTGAAGGAGGAAGAGCTTTACGGACATGGCAAGCTATATGCTAAGGTGGTTATAAAGCCTCACAGCTCCATCGGTATGCATCAGCATGTGGGCAATACGGAGCCGTATTATGTGCTGAAGGGCACAGGGATTTTTGTGGACAATGACGGCAGCCGTACAGAAGTACATCCCGGCGATGTCTGTGTCATTGAACCGGGACAGAGTCACAGTATGGAGAATAACACGGACGAGGATTTTGAGATGATGGCGCTGATCTATAACGAAGCGGCAAAATAACGAAACCGATTTTAAGAAGAGGAAAATCCTCTGATAAAATACGACAAAAAGGACATTTTCGCAGGGCTGAAAATGTCCTTTTTTGTAAAATCCACTTGTGAAACATAATATATAATGTTAAAATTATCACATGAGCATATGCTTGTGTATGCTTCTGATGCATACGAAAATTTCAGGAAAATAGCGGAGGAATTCAAGATGAAGAAACTGAAAGTGACAAAAGGCGCAAAGTGTATGGCATGTCTGGAATGTGTAAGAGCCTGTTCAACAAGCTTTTATAAGGAGTTTGACCCAGACAAATCCTGTATCCAGATCATTGACAAAAAGGGCGATGCAAAACCAATGGTCTGTGTACAGTGCGGAAAATGCGCGGAGGCCTGTCCGGAGGGCGCGATCACACAGAATGCAAAAGGCGTTTACATGATCAGCAAGAAAAAATGTACCGGCTGCGGCAAATGTGTTGAGGCATGTCCTTTCCATGTAATGGTAAAGGCAGAGGACTCACCTACAAGCAGCAAATGTATCGCCTGCGGTATCTGTGCGAAAGCATGTCCAATGGATGTACTGGAAGTTGTAGAAGGCTAAGTATATGTAACAGGGCTGCCGCAGGGAGTGTGCGGCGGCCTTTTGCGTATAAAAATAATGGGAGATCTGCAGCAGGACCGGGTTCTGTTGCCTGAAAAGGGGGTTTTTATTATGGTACACGGCACAGCGGTATTGAAATCAGAATACGATGGATTGGGGCTGTCTGTTTTGTGGGTAGTGCCCGGGGAGGGAAGCAGGGGTGTAGTACAGATATCCCACGGTATGAGTGAGAATAAGGAACGGTATCTGCCGTTTATGGAATATCTGGCAAAACGCGGATATATCTGTGTTATTCACGACCATCGGGGTCACGGAAAGAGTGTGCACAGCCAGAATGAACTGGGATATCTCTACGGAGGCAGTAATAAAGCCATGGTGGAGGATCTTCATCAGGTGACCTTATGGTCCAAGGAAATGTTTCCGGATCTGCCGGTGTATCTTCTGGGACACAGTATGGGTTCGCTGGTGGCCAGGAACTATCTGAAATATTTTGACAATGAACTGGAAAAGCTGATCCTCACCGGGCCGCCCTGCGAGAATCCGGCGGTGAATGTGGGACTGCTCATTGCAAAAACGCAGAAAAAGCACAAAGGCGGCCTGTATCCCAGCAAGCTGCTGGAGGCCATGTCTTTTGGCTCCTTTGCCAGCCGATTTGCGGGGGAGAAGAGCCGGTTTGCCTGGATATGTTCCGATGAGGAAGTGGTGAAAGAGTATGAGCAGTCGCCTCTTTGCGGCTTTACCTTTACAGCAGACGGCTTTGAAGGACTTTTAATGCTGCTCAGGGAGACGTACAGTAAGGAAGGATGGAGGCTGCAGAATCCAGAACTGCCCATACTGTTCCTGGGAGGCGCGGATGACCCCTGTATCGGCAACGGAAGAAAGTTTGTGAAAGAGCTTCAGCACATGAGGCAGGTGGGCTACCGCCATGTGACAGGAAAGCTCTATCCGGGAATGCGCCATGAAATATTGAACGAAAAAGATAAGTTGACAGTATATCAAAATATTTATCAATATCTAGAAAAATGAGTAACAGTTCAGGCAGGCTCAACTGTTGCTAAAAATGAGACAATATCTTTAATATGCAGGTTGAAAAACAAAAAATATAATGTTATAGTTGATTTGTACTTGTAAATAGAAAAATAGTACAGGAATTATCAAAAGGAGGACGAGCATGAAAAAGAAAATTTTAGGTATCGTGTTATCTCTCACAATGGTCGGTGCAATGCTGGCAGGCTGCGGACAGCAGCAGGGAGCTGAAGACAAGAAAGAAGAGACCAAGACGGAAGATACGAAGACGGATGATACCGAAAAAGCAGACGATGCGGACAAGAAGGAAGAGCCTGCTGATGAAAGCAAGACAGAGGGCAGCGGAAAGTTTGCACCGGTGGCAAAGGAAGACCTGAAGGTTGGTGTTATCCATATCACTGACCCGGCAGAAGGTTCCGGATACACTTATACACATGACCAGGGAATCGTTGAGATGCAGAAGGAACTGGGACTGGAAGACAGCCAGATCATCCGCAAGAACAATATCCCGGATACAGACCCCACCAAAACAGAGCAGGCTATCAGAGAATGTATCGAGGACGGATGTCAGATCATTTTCGCAACTAGCTTTAACTACATGGACACCTGTGAGCAGCTTGCAGAGGAATTCCCGGATGTGATCTTCTCTCACGGCACAGGATATAAGTCAAATGATACAAACTTTAACAACTATTTCGGAAGGATTTACCAGGCCAGATATTTATCCGGTATTGTTGCAGGTATGAAGACAGAGAGCAACAAGATCGGTTATGTGGCTGCTATGGGTTCTGAGAACTCTGAGGTTACCGGCGGTATTGACGCGTTTGCCATCGGTGTTGCAGAGGTAAACCCGGATGCGGAGATCCATGTAAAAGTTACAAACAGCTGGTTCTCCCCCACAGAGGAGACAAATGCGGCAAAAGCTCTGATCGCAGAGGGCTGTGACGTGATCGGACAGCACTGTGACACACCAAACCCGCAGACAGAAGCAGAATCTGCAGGTGTATGGGGCGTTGGTTACAACTCTGATATGAGCAAGGACGCTCCGGCAGCAACTCTTACCTCTGTTATCTGGAACTGGGGTGTATATTATACACAGGCAGTTCAGAAGGTGATTGACGGAACATGGACACCTGAGATCTACTTCGGCGGTATGGATGACGGTCTGGTGGACATCACTCCGGTCAACGAGGAACTGTGCGCACCCGGAACCAAAGAAAAAGTGGAAGAAGCCAGAAGAAAGATCATGGAAGATGGCTTCAACGTATTTGACGGTGTTCTGGAGACAAACGACGGAAAAGTTGTTGGAACAGAAGGCGGCACACTGGATGATGCAACTATTACCGGAGGAATCAACTGGTATTACAAGAACGTGATCGTGGATTAATAGTAACATAATTTTGCATCTAACTGCGCATATGCGGTCATTAAGTTTTGTTTAGAGAAAAAAACAAAGAGGGAATACAAAATGTAAAAAATCGTTTTGTATTCCCTCTTTTCTTATGTTACAATTACCCTGTATGTTTGTGTCTAAAATTGTAACGGATGGTGTATGCGTTACCAAAACAGAAAGAAACGAGAGGTGACACAGTTGGCTTTAGACAAGGTAGAAAATGCCATTGAGCTGAGAGGTATCACGAAGACATTTGGCAGCGTTGTGGCGAACGACCATATTGACCTGGATGTCAGAAGAGGGGAAATCCTGGCGCTTCTGGGTGAGAACGGTTCCGGAAAAACCACATTGATGAATATGATCTCAGGCATTTATCACCCGGATGAGGGAAGTATCCATGTAAATGGCAGGGAAGTGGTGATCAATTCGCCCATGGATGCCAAAAGACTGGGAATCGGTATGATCCATCAGCATTTTAAACTGGTGGATGTGTTTTCAGCCATGGATAATGTGGTGATCGGTGCAGAGGGAAAGAGGATCAAACCAAAGGAGCTGAAGGAAAAGATACTGGAGCTGACCAAGAAGTTTGGTCTTGAGGTAGAACCTGAGAAAAAGATCTATAATATGTCCGTCAGTGAAAAGCAGACCGTGGAAATTTTGAAGGTGCTGTACAGAAATGCTGACATATTGATCCTGGATGAGCCTACAGCCGTGCTTACGCCCCAGGAGACCCAGAAGCTTTTTGCCATTCTGCGCAGAATGAAAGAGCAGGGAAGCGCTATTATCATTATCACCCACAAGCTGAACGAGGTAATGGAGATCAGTGACCGGGTGACGATCCTGAGAAAAGGCAGGAGTATTGATACGGTAAATACAGCAGAGACCAATGAAAAACAGCTTACTGAGCTGATGGTCGGCCGTCCGGTCACTCTGGAGATAGACCGGCCAAAATGCGAGAATGTACACACCAGACTGAAGGTAGTGGACTTGTCTGTAAAAAAAGCAGACGGAACTACTGCCCTGAAAGATCTGTCTTTTGAGATAAAGGCAGGAGAGATCCTGGGTGTGGCAGGTATCGCGGGCAGCGGGCAGAAGGAGCTGTGCGAAGCTATTGCAGGACTTGTGCCTGTGGAGACCGGCGCTGTTCTGCACAATAAAGAGAATATAATCGGCAAGACCCCGAAGCAGATCAATAACCTGGGCATTAGTCTGGGCTTTGTGCCGGAGGACAGGCTGGGCATGGGCCTTGTGGCTTCTATGGGCATGGTAGACAACATGCTGCTGAAATCCTATGACAAGGCAAAAGGTATTTTTGTGGACAGAAAGCCCGCTAAAAAACTGGCTGAAGAGCTGGTGGAACGGCTGGAGATCATGACGCCTAATGTGGAGACTCCTGTACGCCTGCTCTCAGGCGGTAATGTGCAGAAGGTTCTGCTGGGAAGAGAGATTGAGTCAGAGCCGTCTGTTCTGATCACGGCTTACCCGGTCAGGGGGCTGGATATCAATTCTTCTTACACCATTTACGATCTGCTCAATGAGCAGAAGAAAAAAGGTGTTGCCGTTATGTTTATCGGTGAAGATCTGGATGTGCTTCTGGAAATCTCTGACAGGATCATGGTGCTCTGCCATGGAGAGGTGACAGGTATTGTGGATGCTTCTGTGACAACAAAGGAAGAACTGGGACTGATGATGACCGGATCTAAAAGGGAAGGGGTGAAGGCTGATGGATGAGACAAGAAAAAAAGAACCTCTGATTCGTATTGAGAAGAGAAAAGAGCGCCCCGCAAAGCAGGTGAGACTGCTGCGTCTGGCTTCTGTAGTGCTTGCCATTGTGGCCGGCGGCCTCTTTATCCTCTGTATCGGATATAATCCGTTTTCCGTGTATGCTACGATCGTGTCGGGCGCGTTCAGAAGCAGCATGGCGTTCCAGGCCACTATTAAGCTGATGGTGCCGCTGCTCATACCGGCACTGGGACTTACCCTTGCATTTAAGATGCGTTTCTGGAACATCGGAGCCGAGGGACAGATCATCATGGGCGCTGTGTTTGCCACATTTTTTGCCCTGTTCTGTTGGGATTTTCCCCATTGGCTTCTGATGATCTGTATGTTTCTGGCAGGTATGCTGGGTGGTGCGCTTTGGGGTATCATCCCCGCTTTCTTCAAAGCGAAATTCGGTACAAATGAGACGCTTTTTACACTGATGCTGAACTATATTGCGCTGTATCTCATCTCCTTTTTGAGGGATGGTCCGTGGCAGGACCCAAATTCCTCGGGATTTCCTAAGATTGCCCGTTTTGGAGAGAACGCGCAGCTTGACAAGATGTTCGGCGTGCATGTGGGATGGCTGATCGGACTTGTTCTGG is a window encoding:
- a CDS encoding ABC transporter permease, which codes for MDETRKKEPLIRIEKRKERPAKQVRLLRLASVVLAIVAGGLFILCIGYNPFSVYATIVSGAFRSSMAFQATIKLMVPLLIPALGLTLAFKMRFWNIGAEGQIIMGAVFATFFALFCWDFPHWLLMICMFLAGMLGGALWGIIPAFFKAKFGTNETLFTLMLNYIALYLISFLRDGPWQDPNSSGFPKIARFGENAQLDKMFGVHVGWLIGLVLVVIVYIYLKYTKQGYEISVVGESRATAQYAGMNYKKIVLRTMAFSGAICGIAGMVQASGSDLTLTTSVAGGVGFTAIIVAWLAQLNPVGILVVSFLFSVLEKGSTVMQSSYGLSAYSADVLQGIILFFVLGCEFFVRYRFVTRRKGGKA
- a CDS encoding 4Fe-4S binding protein; this translates as MKKLKVTKGAKCMACLECVRACSTSFYKEFDPDKSCIQIIDKKGDAKPMVCVQCGKCAEACPEGAITQNAKGVYMISKKKCTGCGKCVEACPFHVMVKAEDSPTSSKCIACGICAKACPMDVLEVVEG
- a CDS encoding ABC transporter ATP-binding protein, which translates into the protein MRYQNRKKREVTQLALDKVENAIELRGITKTFGSVVANDHIDLDVRRGEILALLGENGSGKTTLMNMISGIYHPDEGSIHVNGREVVINSPMDAKRLGIGMIHQHFKLVDVFSAMDNVVIGAEGKRIKPKELKEKILELTKKFGLEVEPEKKIYNMSVSEKQTVEILKVLYRNADILILDEPTAVLTPQETQKLFAILRRMKEQGSAIIIITHKLNEVMEISDRVTILRKGRSIDTVNTAETNEKQLTELMVGRPVTLEIDRPKCENVHTRLKVVDLSVKKADGTTALKDLSFEIKAGEILGVAGIAGSGQKELCEAIAGLVPVETGAVLHNKENIIGKTPKQINNLGISLGFVPEDRLGMGLVASMGMVDNMLLKSYDKAKGIFVDRKPAKKLAEELVERLEIMTPNVETPVRLLSGGNVQKVLLGREIESEPSVLITAYPVRGLDINSSYTIYDLLNEQKKKGVAVMFIGEDLDVLLEISDRIMVLCHGEVTGIVDASVTTKEELGLMMTGSKREGVKADG
- a CDS encoding BMP family ABC transporter substrate-binding protein; amino-acid sequence: MKKKILGIVLSLTMVGAMLAGCGQQQGAEDKKEETKTEDTKTDDTEKADDADKKEEPADESKTEGSGKFAPVAKEDLKVGVIHITDPAEGSGYTYTHDQGIVEMQKELGLEDSQIIRKNNIPDTDPTKTEQAIRECIEDGCQIIFATSFNYMDTCEQLAEEFPDVIFSHGTGYKSNDTNFNNYFGRIYQARYLSGIVAGMKTESNKIGYVAAMGSENSEVTGGIDAFAIGVAEVNPDAEIHVKVTNSWFSPTEETNAAKALIAEGCDVIGQHCDTPNPQTEAESAGVWGVGYNSDMSKDAPAATLTSVIWNWGVYYTQAVQKVIDGTWTPEIYFGGMDDGLVDITPVNEELCAPGTKEKVEEARRKIMEDGFNVFDGVLETNDGKVVGTEGGTLDDATITGGINWYYKNVIVD
- a CDS encoding cyclic-di-AMP receptor, which translates into the protein MKMIFAIVHKEDEGFVVERLNKERISVTKLASTGGFLRKGNATLMIGTEDDKVEMVLQVIKEECSRRKEMLINPTYSAGTKGPVLGYSAPPVTIDVGGATVFIVNVEQYLKL
- a CDS encoding cupin domain-containing protein translates to MVRKTNVVVQQKVRGGEGTVEFHHILKEEELYGHGKLYAKVVIKPHSSIGMHQHVGNTEPYYVLKGTGIFVDNDGSRTEVHPGDVCVIEPGQSHSMENNTDEDFEMMALIYNEAAK
- a CDS encoding DUF554 domain-containing protein — translated: MIGTLVNCAAILTGSFIGSRLKKGIREEHQEIMMQAMGLAATALGINAIVKYMPQSKYPVLFIVSLAIGGLLGEKIHLEDRFKKFVTGFSNGNLAQGLSTAILLFCVGTLSILGPMESALKGDHTYLFTNAMLDFVTSSVLASTFGFGIALAAIVLFFWQGFFYCLALLLAGVMSPAIMAEISIIGGILIFSSGLSILGIKNFRTMNMLPAFLVPAVFFIIRSFL
- a CDS encoding LysR family transcriptional regulator — protein: MNSRQLQYVVTLAEEKNFTKAAKRLIIAQPSLSQYISKLENELGHTLFDRTTTPLRLTVAGELYVEMARRILDMEAQTEKCFNDMQNNQYGRLIIGAAPHRSRCVLAGRIPRLLEKYPNYSIVLREYPYYQMMKSLDNGDMDLCIATAPFDDVKYVVEEIMEEEILLAVPREHPVNQHLTILSEPDGNSPYAAVDIAEFRDMLFLTVNEGNGMYDITFDLCWEAGFRPRKTIECGSFDVCRDLVEAGVGVTLLLSSIAEYGDNQRGLQCYRLVQAPPPRKIAAIYRKKHYVPNAVQDLIEILKEK
- a CDS encoding alpha/beta fold hydrolase, which codes for MVHGTAVLKSEYDGLGLSVLWVVPGEGSRGVVQISHGMSENKERYLPFMEYLAKRGYICVIHDHRGHGKSVHSQNELGYLYGGSNKAMVEDLHQVTLWSKEMFPDLPVYLLGHSMGSLVARNYLKYFDNELEKLILTGPPCENPAVNVGLLIAKTQKKHKGGLYPSKLLEAMSFGSFASRFAGEKSRFAWICSDEEVVKEYEQSPLCGFTFTADGFEGLLMLLRETYSKEGWRLQNPELPILFLGGADDPCIGNGRKFVKELQHMRQVGYRHVTGKLYPGMRHEILNEKDKLTVYQNIYQYLEK